A genomic window from Synechococcus sp. CBW1107 includes:
- the cobJ gene encoding precorrin-3B C(17)-methyltransferase encodes MSDSICWGLALSRAGAPVLERLDQGGLLMARAEPGAGAAELLRRHWSGASAFVVVGACGAVTRLVAPLLQGKEHDPAVVVVDPQGRFAIPLLGGHGAGAEQLSQRVAALLGGEAVLTGASSGGGSLALDSFGLAWGWRRGLGDWSALMKAAARGELIAVRQESGCSDWQGLQAAATLLLPAAEPAEEHTSAERASMQLVISPRRGPGCRWHPPSLWLGLGCERDTSLSLLERLLEQALDGTQLASEAVAGLASIDRKGDEPALLELARRHQWPLRLFSAEALAVVPVPSPSEAVLREMGTASVAEAAALLASSPQPDLLLEKRIERARPGERGAATLAVAQAGGQWAPQRGRIHLVGSGPGRLDLLTPEARLALAESTVWVGYSLYLDLLEPLRRPDQLRRDGRLTEERDRCRLALELADAGLSVALVSSGDSGIYGMAGLALELWLERAPAERPAFSVHPGLSALQVAAARAGAPLMHDFCTISLSDRLTPWATIEKRLRAAASGDFVVALYNPRSLGRDWQLGRARELLLEGRSAETPVVLARQLGRAEESVHLHSLGDLPLDQVDMLSLVLVGNSTSRRQDGMMVTPRGYPGAELC; translated from the coding sequence ATGAGTGATTCCATCTGTTGGGGACTGGCCCTGAGCAGGGCCGGTGCCCCCGTGCTCGAGCGCCTGGATCAGGGCGGGCTGCTGATGGCCCGTGCAGAACCTGGGGCCGGGGCGGCTGAGCTGCTCCGCCGCCACTGGAGCGGCGCGTCGGCCTTTGTGGTGGTGGGGGCCTGCGGGGCGGTGACCCGGCTGGTGGCCCCGCTGCTCCAGGGCAAGGAGCACGACCCTGCGGTGGTGGTGGTGGATCCCCAGGGGCGTTTCGCCATCCCCCTGCTGGGGGGGCATGGGGCCGGGGCCGAGCAGCTCAGCCAGAGGGTGGCCGCCCTGCTGGGGGGCGAAGCGGTGCTCACGGGCGCCAGCAGTGGTGGCGGCAGCCTGGCCCTCGACAGCTTCGGGCTGGCCTGGGGCTGGCGCAGGGGCCTGGGCGACTGGAGCGCGCTGATGAAAGCCGCGGCCCGGGGCGAGCTGATCGCCGTGCGGCAGGAGAGCGGTTGCAGCGACTGGCAGGGGCTGCAGGCCGCCGCAACGCTGCTGCTGCCCGCAGCAGAACCGGCCGAGGAACACACGTCCGCAGAGAGAGCGTCCATGCAGCTGGTGATCAGCCCACGCAGGGGTCCCGGCTGCCGCTGGCATCCCCCCAGCCTCTGGCTGGGCCTCGGCTGCGAGCGCGACACCAGCCTCAGCCTGTTGGAGCGACTGCTGGAGCAGGCCCTCGATGGCACCCAGCTGGCTTCTGAAGCTGTCGCCGGGCTGGCGAGCATCGACCGCAAGGGCGATGAGCCGGCACTGCTGGAGCTGGCCCGCCGCCATCAGTGGCCGCTGCGTCTGTTCAGTGCCGAAGCCCTGGCGGTGGTGCCGGTGCCCAGCCCGTCCGAGGCGGTGCTCCGGGAAATGGGCACCGCCAGCGTGGCTGAAGCGGCCGCTCTGCTGGCCTCCTCCCCCCAGCCGGACCTGCTGCTGGAGAAGCGCATCGAGCGGGCCCGGCCTGGGGAACGGGGAGCCGCCACCCTGGCGGTGGCCCAGGCGGGAGGGCAGTGGGCCCCGCAGCGGGGACGGATCCATCTGGTGGGCAGCGGCCCCGGCCGGCTGGATCTGCTCACCCCTGAAGCTCGCCTCGCCCTGGCCGAGAGCACCGTCTGGGTGGGCTACAGCCTCTACCTGGACCTGCTGGAGCCCCTGCGGCGACCCGACCAGCTGCGCCGCGACGGAAGGCTGACCGAAGAGCGGGACCGCTGCCGGCTCGCCCTGGAGCTGGCCGATGCCGGCCTGAGCGTGGCCCTGGTGTCGTCAGGTGACAGCGGCATCTACGGCATGGCCGGGCTGGCCCTGGAGCTCTGGCTGGAGCGGGCGCCTGCGGAGAGACCCGCGTTCAGCGTGCATCCGGGCCTCTCGGCCCTGCAGGTGGCTGCAGCGCGGGCCGGGGCGCCGCTGATGCACGATTTCTGCACGATCAGCCTGAGCGACCGGCTCACCCCCTGGGCGACGATCGAGAAACGACTGCGGGCGGCCGCCAGCGGGGATTTCGTTGTGGCGCTCTACAACCCCCGCTCGCTGGGGCGCGACTGGCAGCTGGGCCGGGCCAGGGAACTGCTGCTGGAGGGGCGCAGCGCCGAAACCCCCGTGGTGCTGGCACGCCAGCTGGGACGGGCTGAGGAGAGTGTGCACCTGCACAGCCTCGGGGACCTGCCCCTGGATCAGGTGGACATGCTCAGCCTTGTGCTGGTGGGCAACAGCACCTCCCGCCGTCAGGACGGGATGATGGTGACGCCACGGGGCTACCCGGGCGCCGAACTGTGCTGA
- a CDS encoding DUF2752 domain-containing protein, whose protein sequence is MLTGYLWLKGWHPALPGLSCPLRALTGLPCPTCFLTRATAAALNGRFSESVDLHAFGPIAAAALLAWSAQALWTRRLVPQELKGTHLGVVTLLLLLYWAGRMSLTYGVGIAAFPDT, encoded by the coding sequence TTGCTCACCGGCTACCTCTGGCTGAAGGGCTGGCATCCGGCCCTGCCTGGACTGAGCTGTCCACTGAGGGCACTCACGGGCCTTCCGTGCCCCACCTGCTTCCTGACTCGCGCCACGGCCGCGGCCCTGAATGGCCGGTTCTCGGAGTCGGTGGACCTGCACGCCTTCGGGCCGATCGCCGCTGCCGCCCTGCTGGCATGGTCGGCGCAGGCTCTCTGGACCCGGCGGCTTGTGCCCCAGGAATTGAAGGGCACCCACCTGGGCGTGGTGACACTGCTGCTTCTGCTCTACTGGGCTGGGCGGATGAGCCTCACCTATGGAGTCGGCATTGCCGCCTTCCCAGACACCTGA
- a CDS encoding cyclopropane-fatty-acyl-phospholipid synthase family protein: MTRSIVDPAGTLSAVQTEPQSREASHSLGYRGTRLMAGAFNQAQMAMAEAYINGLEIPDSLFRGMVHASMPILFRHFPGLLAPYDWVLEESDRIAESSRELMEIQYDRPQEMLNRMLGDWEPIYPKYSTGFWEHGAKDLEESQRHMIDQMIERLGIVDGDNLLDFGCGWGCVPNYILSKFPNLRCTGVNLSRQQCAYMRGKMKDPNSQLSSGRFTLIEGDLNEVELPEKFTKIISVGVFCHVGNLTRAFRKLASLLEPGGKTLIHIITVRIPNNMSSGFTHKYIFPHGRYWNHDAIPSHDRDLKTIQKWYMNGTNYHQTLTAWLNRFDASQDVVSQLDYGMDYARFRRIWRFYLLLLGTIFSSCDGEFNGNGQYLLTHS, from the coding sequence ATGACACGTTCGATTGTTGATCCAGCTGGCACTCTGTCGGCGGTTCAGACCGAGCCCCAGTCCAGGGAAGCCAGTCACTCCCTCGGCTACAGAGGAACCCGTCTGATGGCAGGAGCCTTCAACCAGGCCCAGATGGCCATGGCGGAGGCCTACATCAACGGTCTGGAAATTCCCGACTCGCTGTTCCGAGGGATGGTCCACGCCTCCATGCCCATTCTGTTCCGCCACTTCCCCGGCCTGTTGGCTCCGTATGACTGGGTGCTGGAGGAATCGGATCGGATTGCAGAGTCATCCAGGGAACTGATGGAAATTCAGTATGATCGCCCCCAAGAGATGCTGAATCGAATGCTGGGCGATTGGGAGCCTATTTACCCAAAGTATAGCACTGGATTCTGGGAGCATGGCGCCAAGGATCTGGAAGAATCGCAACGGCACATGATTGATCAGATGATTGAGCGTCTGGGTATTGTCGATGGAGACAATCTCCTTGATTTTGGCTGTGGCTGGGGTTGCGTTCCCAATTACATCCTTTCAAAGTTTCCCAATCTGCGCTGCACGGGAGTCAATCTGAGTCGGCAGCAATGTGCGTACATGCGTGGGAAGATGAAGGACCCGAACAGTCAATTGAGCTCGGGAAGATTCACCCTGATTGAGGGTGATCTCAATGAAGTGGAATTACCCGAAAAGTTTACCAAGATCATCTCCGTTGGCGTCTTCTGCCATGTCGGCAATCTGACGCGAGCTTTCCGAAAGCTGGCCAGCTTGCTTGAACCCGGTGGGAAGACATTGATTCATATCATCACGGTTAGGATTCCCAATAATATGTCGTCGGGCTTCACCCACAAGTATATTTTCCCTCATGGGCGCTACTGGAATCATGACGCTATTCCCAGCCATGATCGTGACCTCAAAACCATTCAGAAATGGTACATGAATGGAACCAACTACCACCAGACGCTCACTGCCTGGCTGAATCGATTTGACGCCTCCCAGGATGTGGTCAGCCAATTGGACTATGGCATGGACTATGCAAGATTTCGGCGTATATGGCGCTTTTATCTCCTCTTGCTCGGGACAATCTTCAGCAGCTGTGATGGTGAATTCAATGGCAACGGCCAGTATCTGTTGACCCATTCCTGA
- a CDS encoding response regulator transcription factor — protein sequence MSQHESASRPEEENSAEEPISPPAPARLLLVDDEPGLRTAVQAYLEDEGFDVTTANDGEEGWTAAQELIPDLVISDVMMPRLDGYGLLRRLRGDERLGGTPVIFLTAKGMTADRIEGFQAGVDDYIPKPFDPDELVARVRNVVRRQERLLAEAARYADADIGQMARQITEIRSLLQQTGSHKSATPATHSFTPREASVLQLVAEGLMNKEIARRLETSIRNVEKYVSRLFTKTGTTSRTELVRYALENGLVD from the coding sequence ATGAGTCAGCACGAGTCCGCCAGCAGGCCGGAAGAGGAGAACAGCGCCGAGGAGCCGATCAGCCCGCCGGCCCCGGCCCGTCTGCTGCTGGTCGATGACGAGCCCGGTCTGCGCACGGCCGTGCAGGCCTACCTGGAGGACGAAGGCTTCGATGTCACCACCGCCAACGACGGCGAGGAAGGCTGGACGGCAGCCCAGGAGCTGATCCCCGACCTGGTGATCAGCGACGTGATGATGCCTCGCCTTGATGGCTATGGACTGCTCAGGCGACTGAGGGGCGACGAGCGGCTGGGGGGCACTCCGGTGATCTTTCTCACTGCCAAGGGGATGACGGCCGACCGGATCGAGGGCTTCCAGGCCGGGGTCGACGACTACATCCCCAAGCCCTTCGATCCCGATGAGCTGGTGGCCCGGGTTCGCAACGTGGTGCGCAGACAGGAGCGGCTGCTGGCCGAGGCGGCCCGCTACGCCGATGCCGACATCGGCCAGATGGCGCGGCAGATCACCGAGATCCGCTCCCTCCTGCAGCAGACGGGATCCCACAAGAGCGCCACACCGGCCACCCATTCCTTCACCCCCAGGGAGGCGAGCGTGCTCCAGCTGGTGGCCGAAGGACTGATGAACAAGGAGATCGCCCGCCGCCTGGAAACCTCGATCCGCAATGTCGAGAAGTACGTGAGCCGCCTGTTCACCAAGACCGGCACCACCAGCCGCACTGAACTGGTGCGCTACGCCCTCGAGAACGGCCTGGTTGACTGA
- the lipA gene encoding lipoyl synthase, whose translation MLKPDWLRVKAPQRERIGAVADLLVDLKLNTVCQEASCPNIGECFAGGTATFLIMGPGCTRACPYCDIDFDRSVRALDPSEPERLGEAVARMGLSHVVITSVNRDDLEDGGASQFVACMEEVRRRSAGTTIELLIPDLCGNWDALAAVMAGAPDVLNHNIETVPRLYRQVRPQGLYPRSLELLRRVHQDWPRTYTKSGLMVGLGETDSEVLEVMADLRAQDVDIVTIGQYLSPGAKHLAVQRFVTPDRFDHFRHEGERRLGFLQVVSSPLTRSSYHAGEVQRLMRTHPR comes from the coding sequence ATGCTCAAACCCGACTGGTTACGGGTCAAGGCGCCGCAGCGTGAGCGGATCGGCGCGGTGGCCGACCTGCTGGTGGACCTGAAGCTCAACACCGTCTGCCAGGAGGCCAGCTGTCCGAACATCGGCGAATGCTTCGCCGGGGGCACCGCCACCTTTCTGATCATGGGTCCGGGCTGCACCCGGGCCTGTCCCTACTGCGACATCGACTTCGACAGGAGCGTGAGGGCCCTCGACCCCAGCGAGCCGGAGCGGCTGGGGGAGGCGGTGGCCCGGATGGGCCTCTCCCACGTGGTCATCACCTCGGTGAACCGCGATGACCTCGAGGACGGGGGCGCCAGCCAGTTCGTGGCCTGCATGGAAGAGGTGCGTCGTCGCTCCGCCGGCACAACGATCGAGCTGCTGATTCCGGATCTCTGCGGGAACTGGGACGCCCTGGCCGCCGTCATGGCGGGGGCTCCGGACGTGCTCAACCACAACATCGAAACGGTGCCGCGGCTGTACCGGCAGGTTCGGCCTCAGGGCCTCTACCCGCGCTCCCTGGAGCTTCTGCGCCGGGTCCACCAGGACTGGCCAAGGACCTACACCAAATCGGGGCTCATGGTGGGCCTGGGTGAAACCGACAGCGAAGTGCTGGAGGTGATGGCGGATCTGCGAGCTCAGGACGTGGACATCGTGACGATCGGTCAGTACCTCTCCCCGGGAGCGAAGCATCTGGCCGTTCAGCGGTTCGTGACCCCCGACCGGTTCGATCACTTCCGCCACGAAGGGGAAAGGCGCCTGGGGTTCCTGCAGGTGGTCAGTTCACCACTCACCCGCAGCAGCTATCACGCCGGAGAAGTGCAGCGGCTGATGCGCACCCATCCGCGCTGA
- a CDS encoding thioesterase family protein codes for MDPSGWLLLHRRVRFGETDAAGVMHFHQLLRWCHEAYEESLEAFGISAAVIFPTPGRPPETHDTGDAGPATVALPIVHCRADFLAPLVCGDPLAIVLAPRRLAAGRFEVSYSFTCLAGPSRPVARGLTQHVAIEASSRRRCALPEPIERWLEASAGAE; via the coding sequence ATCGATCCCTCCGGGTGGTTGCTGCTTCACCGAAGGGTGCGTTTCGGCGAGACCGATGCCGCCGGAGTGATGCATTTCCACCAACTGCTGCGCTGGTGCCATGAGGCCTATGAGGAGAGCCTCGAAGCCTTCGGGATCTCAGCCGCCGTCATCTTCCCCACCCCCGGCCGGCCCCCTGAGACCCACGACACCGGCGACGCCGGTCCAGCGACAGTGGCTCTGCCGATCGTGCATTGCCGTGCCGACTTCCTGGCACCCCTGGTGTGCGGCGATCCGCTGGCGATCGTCCTCGCTCCACGACGGCTCGCGGCCGGACGTTTCGAGGTGAGCTACAGCTTCACGTGCCTCGCTGGCCCCAGCCGCCCGGTGGCCCGGGGCCTCACCCAGCACGTGGCCATCGAGGCGAGCAGCCGGAGGCGCTGCGCACTGCCGGAGCCGATCGAGCGCTGGCTGGAGGCCTCAGCCGGAGCGGAATGA
- a CDS encoding cysteine desulfurase family protein, whose product MATIYLDHQATTPCDPAVVSAMAPYWSELFANPSSRSHRPGLEAAAAVAQARSSLARQLGVAPEQVVFTSGATEANNLAIKGLVEARRQRGRHLITLATEHRAVLEPLRYLAGHGFDLTVLPVRRDGLVDLNRLSEALRDDTLLVCVMAANNEIGVLQPLDAIRELCLGRGIALHSDGAQIFGNRPFSPGELGLDLFSLSGHKIYGPKGIGALVLAEGMILAPQQHGGGQEGGLRGGTLPVPLIVGLQRAAELASRDREARLERLGKLRDQLLAGLLELGGVRVNGSLEHRLAHNLNVHLEGVDGNQLHRSLRRQLAVSGGSACSSGSPSHVLAALGLTPAEAAASIRFGLGRPTTSEEIDQAVEVVAGVLRELRR is encoded by the coding sequence ATGGCCACCATCTATCTGGACCATCAGGCCACCACACCCTGTGATCCAGCGGTGGTGAGTGCGATGGCGCCCTACTGGAGCGAGCTGTTCGCCAACCCCTCCAGTCGCTCCCACCGTCCTGGCCTGGAGGCGGCCGCGGCGGTGGCGCAGGCCCGCAGCAGCCTGGCCCGGCAGCTGGGTGTGGCCCCGGAGCAGGTGGTGTTCACCAGTGGGGCCACGGAGGCGAACAACCTGGCGATCAAGGGGCTGGTGGAGGCCCGCCGCCAGCGGGGCCGCCACCTGATCACCCTGGCCACGGAGCACCGTGCGGTGCTGGAGCCCCTGCGCTATCTGGCGGGCCACGGATTCGATCTCACCGTGCTGCCGGTGCGGCGCGATGGGCTGGTGGACCTGAATCGCCTCAGCGAGGCCCTGCGTGACGACACGCTGCTGGTGTGCGTGATGGCCGCCAACAACGAGATCGGCGTGCTGCAGCCCCTCGACGCCATCCGGGAGCTCTGCCTTGGGCGGGGCATCGCGCTGCACAGCGATGGAGCCCAGATCTTCGGGAATCGCCCGTTCAGTCCAGGCGAGCTGGGCCTCGACCTGTTCAGCCTCAGCGGACACAAGATCTACGGACCCAAGGGCATCGGTGCCCTGGTGCTCGCTGAAGGGATGATCCTGGCCCCCCAGCAGCACGGCGGTGGCCAGGAAGGGGGCCTGCGGGGTGGGACGCTGCCGGTTCCCCTGATCGTGGGACTGCAGCGAGCGGCGGAGCTGGCCAGCCGCGACCGGGAGGCGCGACTGGAGCGCCTGGGCAAGTTGCGCGACCAGCTGCTGGCGGGTCTGCTGGAGCTGGGAGGGGTGCGGGTGAACGGCAGCCTCGAGCACCGTCTCGCCCACAACCTCAACGTTCATCTGGAGGGGGTGGATGGCAACCAGCTGCACCGGTCCCTGCGGAGGCAGCTGGCGGTGAGCGGAGGCTCGGCCTGCAGCAGCGGCAGCCCCTCACACGTGCTGGCAGCTCTGGGGCTGACCCCAGCCGAAGCGGCGGCCTCGATCCGGTTCGGGCTCGGACGCCCCACCACGTCCGAGGAGATCGACCAGGCGGTTGAGGTGGTGGCCGGGGTCCTGCGAGAGCTGCGGCGCTGA
- a CDS encoding DUF456 family protein, which translates to MDRSDLFWWIAFSIQLMAIPGTLLPILPGLIFLPLGAAVWVWAEGWAGTWPEFLLAALILLLGWGADLLGVTLGAARLQATRWAYVGAGLGLLVGLLGLLPALPVGGPLLGALLGPLLGASLGELLTAPTSLGPLGLLRLRRSLLVGLAVVTGMLVSRVAQFLLALAGVAGFVLLSRLLLPG; encoded by the coding sequence ATGGATCGCAGTGACCTGTTCTGGTGGATTGCGTTCAGCATCCAGCTGATGGCCATCCCCGGAACGCTGCTGCCCATCCTGCCGGGGCTGATCTTCCTGCCGCTGGGGGCGGCGGTCTGGGTCTGGGCCGAGGGCTGGGCCGGCACCTGGCCGGAGTTCCTTCTGGCTGCTCTGATCCTGCTGCTGGGCTGGGGAGCGGATCTGCTCGGCGTGACCCTTGGGGCGGCCAGGCTCCAGGCCACCCGCTGGGCCTATGTGGGGGCCGGCCTGGGCTTGCTGGTGGGTCTGCTGGGGCTGTTACCGGCGCTGCCGGTGGGGGGACCACTGCTGGGCGCCCTGCTCGGCCCTTTGCTGGGGGCCTCCCTGGGTGAACTTCTGACGGCTCCCACCTCGCTCGGGCCCCTGGGCCTGCTGCGGCTGCGCCGTTCCCTGCTGGTGGGGCTGGCCGTGGTCACCGGGATGCTCGTGAGCCGGGTGGCCCAGTTCCTGCTGGCCCTGGCCGGAGTGGCGGGGTTCGTTCTGCTCAGCCGGCTGCTGCTGCCGGGTTGA
- a CDS encoding NAD(P)H-quinone oxidoreductase subunit H, whose protein sequence is MTQLETRTEPMVVNFGPHHPSMHGVLRLVVTLDGEDVVDCEPVIGYLHRGMEKIAENRTNVMFVPYVSRWDYAAGMFNEAITVNAPEKLASIQVPKRASYIRVLMLELNRIANHLLWLGPFLADVGAQTPFFYIFREREMIYDLWEAATGQRLINNNYFRIGGVAADLPYGWLEKCLDFCDYFGPKIDEYEKLITNNPIFKRRIEGLGVISREMAINWSLSGPMLRASGVPWDLRKIDKYECYDDFEWDVAWEKEGDCYARYRVRIEEMRQSLKILRQACTAIPGGPTENLEAQRMNEGKKSSWYDFDYQYVAKKVAPTFKIPGGELYARVESGKGELGVFIMGNDDVTPWRWKIRAADFNNLQILPHILTGAKVADIMAILGSIDVIMGSVDR, encoded by the coding sequence ATGACGCAACTGGAAACGCGCACGGAGCCGATGGTGGTCAACTTCGGGCCCCATCACCCCTCCATGCACGGGGTGCTGCGGCTGGTGGTGACCCTCGATGGCGAAGACGTGGTGGACTGCGAGCCGGTGATCGGCTACCTGCACCGCGGCATGGAGAAGATCGCCGAGAACCGCACGAACGTGATGTTCGTGCCCTATGTGAGCCGCTGGGACTACGCGGCCGGCATGTTCAACGAGGCGATCACGGTCAACGCTCCCGAGAAGCTGGCCAGCATCCAGGTGCCGAAACGCGCCAGCTACATCCGTGTGCTGATGCTGGAGCTGAACCGCATCGCCAACCATCTGCTCTGGCTTGGCCCGTTCCTGGCCGATGTGGGCGCCCAGACCCCCTTCTTCTACATCTTCCGTGAGCGGGAGATGATCTACGACCTCTGGGAAGCTGCCACCGGACAGCGGCTGATCAACAACAACTACTTCCGCATCGGTGGGGTTGCCGCCGATCTGCCCTACGGCTGGCTGGAAAAGTGCCTCGACTTCTGCGATTATTTCGGCCCAAAGATCGACGAATACGAGAAACTGATCACCAATAACCCCATCTTCAAACGCCGCATTGAGGGACTGGGGGTGATCAGCCGTGAGATGGCCATCAACTGGAGCCTTTCGGGCCCGATGCTGCGTGCCTCCGGCGTGCCCTGGGACCTGAGAAAGATCGACAAGTACGAGTGCTACGACGATTTCGAGTGGGACGTGGCCTGGGAGAAGGAGGGCGACTGCTACGCCCGCTATCGGGTGAGGATCGAGGAGATGCGCCAGTCGCTGAAGATCCTGCGCCAGGCCTGCACAGCCATCCCCGGCGGCCCCACCGAAAACCTGGAGGCCCAGAGGATGAACGAGGGCAAGAAGAGCTCCTGGTATGACTTCGACTACCAATATGTGGCCAAGAAAGTGGCCCCAACCTTCAAGATCCCCGGCGGTGAGCTCTACGCCAGGGTGGAATCGGGTAAAGGCGAACTGGGCGTGTTCATCATGGGCAATGATGATGTCACCCCCTGGCGTTGGAAGATCCGGGCTGCCGATTTCAACAATCTGCAGATCCTGCCCCACATCCTCACCGGGGCCAAGGTGGCCGACATCATGGCGATCCTGGGCTCGATCGACGTGATCATGGGCTCGGTGGACCGCTGA
- a CDS encoding RluA family pseudouridine synthase → MPARLNQGWTYRDRVGPSERGHWLSAFYAARYRHSDREAWMRRLEAGEIRCNGEALRADRPLAEGDRLAWRRPPWLEEAVPASWPVVFDDGDLYVIDKPSGLPVLPGGGWLEHTVLHLLERRFAQAGSGGLAHGGVPRPVHRLGRHTSGLLVCARSPRLRSWLSALLRESTADTLRVVGGEIRSDHDQGRPRDWPCRSCLKTYRALTAPLPLALAPGECLEITTPIGRRPHPLLGQIWATQESAGGGRSLPAISRLTLLERRGDASLVAVTIGTGRPHQIRIHLASVGAPLLGDPLFLSGGDAHPGRRPGDGGYCLHAHQLRLPLPDGGELELEAPCPARLRREAFNP, encoded by the coding sequence TTGCCGGCCCGACTCAACCAGGGCTGGACCTACCGCGACCGGGTCGGCCCCTCCGAGCGCGGGCACTGGCTGAGTGCGTTCTATGCGGCCCGCTACCGGCATTCCGATCGGGAGGCGTGGATGCGGCGGCTGGAGGCCGGCGAGATCAGGTGCAACGGCGAGGCGCTCCGGGCTGATCGACCACTGGCCGAGGGTGATCGCCTGGCCTGGCGTCGGCCCCCCTGGCTGGAGGAGGCTGTACCGGCAAGCTGGCCGGTCGTGTTCGACGATGGCGATCTGTATGTGATCGACAAGCCCAGCGGCCTGCCGGTTCTGCCGGGCGGCGGCTGGCTGGAGCACACCGTGCTGCACCTCCTGGAGCGCCGCTTCGCTCAGGCCGGCAGCGGGGGCCTGGCCCATGGCGGTGTGCCGAGGCCGGTGCACCGGCTCGGCCGGCACACCTCCGGTCTGCTGGTCTGTGCCCGTTCTCCCCGGCTGCGGTCCTGGCTGAGCGCCCTGCTGCGCGAGAGCACGGCAGACACCCTGCGCGTGGTTGGGGGCGAGATCCGCAGTGATCACGACCAGGGCCGACCGCGCGACTGGCCTTGCCGGAGCTGCCTCAAGACCTACAGGGCCCTGACGGCTCCCCTGCCCCTCGCCCTGGCCCCAGGAGAGTGCCTGGAGATCACCACGCCGATCGGCCGTCGGCCCCATCCGCTCCTGGGCCAGATCTGGGCGACGCAGGAGTCAGCGGGCGGGGGCCGGTCGCTGCCGGCGATCAGTCGTCTCACCCTGCTGGAGCGGCGTGGTGATGCCAGCCTGGTGGCCGTGACGATCGGCACGGGTCGTCCGCATCAGATCCGGATCCATCTGGCCAGTGTGGGTGCCCCGTTGCTGGGGGATCCCCTCTTCCTTTCTGGTGGAGACGCCCATCCAGGCAGGCGGCCCGGCGACGGGGGCTATTGCCTCCATGCCCATCAGCTCAGACTGCCCCTGCCCGATGGTGGGGAGCTGGAGCTCGAGGCCCCATGCCCTGCCCGGTTGCGCCGCGAAGCGTTCAACCCCTGA
- the rsmH gene encoding 16S rRNA (cytosine(1402)-N(4))-methyltransferase RsmH: MQQTFDHLPVLAAAVVAGFTDLPCEGTLLDATVGGGGHSALLLAAHPGLRLIGLDQDPSALEAAAERLAPFADRVSLVASNFATYTPSGPLVGVLADLGVSSPQLDRPERGFSFRLDGPLDMRMNNAEGESAAELIDRLEEKDLADLIYAYGEERLSRRIARRIVEARPWQGSGRGTAALAYLVAGCYPPKGRHGRIHAATRTFQALRIAVNDELGSLERLLHEAPDWLTPGGLFGVISFHSLEDRRVKTAFLGDDRLERLTRRPLVADDQEAERNPRSRSAKFRMARRRSADPVPGQR; encoded by the coding sequence ATGCAGCAGACGTTCGATCACCTGCCGGTTCTGGCCGCTGCCGTGGTAGCCGGCTTTACCGACTTGCCCTGTGAAGGAACTCTGCTGGATGCCACCGTGGGTGGCGGTGGCCACAGCGCCCTCTTGCTGGCGGCTCATCCGGGATTGCGCCTGATCGGCCTCGATCAGGATCCCTCGGCCCTGGAGGCGGCAGCCGAGCGGCTGGCACCTTTTGCTGATCGGGTCAGCCTGGTGGCCTCCAACTTCGCCACCTACACCCCCAGCGGGCCCCTGGTGGGGGTGCTGGCCGATCTGGGGGTGAGCAGCCCCCAGCTGGATCGGCCTGAGCGGGGCTTCAGCTTCCGCCTGGATGGCCCCCTCGACATGCGCATGAACAACGCTGAGGGCGAGTCCGCCGCTGAGCTGATCGACCGTCTGGAGGAGAAGGACCTGGCCGATCTCATCTACGCCTATGGCGAGGAGAGGCTGTCGCGGCGGATCGCCCGCCGTATCGTCGAGGCCCGTCCCTGGCAGGGCTCGGGTCGGGGCACGGCTGCTCTGGCCTATCTGGTGGCCGGCTGCTATCCCCCCAAGGGCCGCCATGGCCGCATCCATGCCGCCACCCGCACCTTCCAGGCCCTGCGCATCGCTGTGAACGACGAACTCGGGTCGCTCGAGCGCCTGCTTCACGAGGCCCCCGACTGGCTGACGCCTGGTGGACTGTTCGGTGTGATCAGTTTCCACTCCCTCGAGGACCGGCGGGTGAAGACAGCGTTCCTGGGCGATGACCGCCTTGAGCGTCTGACCCGCAGGCCCCTGGTGGCCGATGACCAGGAGGCGGAGCGCAATCCCCGCAGCCGTTCAGCGAAGTTCAGGATGGCCCGCCGGCGTTCGGCGGACCCTGTCCCGGGGCAGCGCTGA